Proteins from one Sphingopyxis terrae subsp. terrae NBRC 15098 genomic window:
- a CDS encoding c-type cytochrome, with amino-acid sequence MPSVTFTLLAVALIAGAGAITVYLGLYNIAADAPHNRLTYSVIETFREKSIAARSGSIAVPADLAAPARIASGAGLYTEMCSGCHLAPGMEKTEMSQGLYPQAPVLFKGSERSAAEQFWIIKHGIKMTAMPAWGKTHDDRLIWDMVAFVRKLPGLSPAQYQAITQNAPMDHDAMMKGMTEAEGASQKPSGAGEHAGH; translated from the coding sequence ATGCCGAGCGTGACGTTCACGCTGCTGGCGGTGGCCCTGATAGCGGGCGCGGGTGCGATCACCGTCTATCTCGGCCTATATAATATAGCGGCCGATGCCCCCCATAACCGGCTGACTTACAGCGTCATCGAAACATTCAGGGAGAAGTCCATCGCAGCGCGATCCGGATCGATCGCGGTGCCGGCAGATTTGGCGGCTCCGGCGCGGATCGCGTCGGGCGCAGGTCTCTATACCGAGATGTGCAGCGGCTGCCATCTCGCGCCCGGGATGGAAAAGACCGAAATGAGTCAAGGGCTGTATCCGCAAGCGCCCGTCTTGTTCAAAGGTTCGGAACGTTCGGCTGCGGAGCAATTCTGGATCATCAAGCATGGCATCAAGATGACCGCCATGCCGGCCTGGGGGAAAACGCATGATGATCGTCTCATCTGGGATATGGTCGCGTTTGTCCGAAAACTCCCTGGCCTGTCGCCGGCACAATATCAGGCTATTACGCAGAATGCGCCAATGGACCATGACGCGATGATGAAGGGCATGACAGAGGCGGAAGGCGCGAGTCAGAAACCAAGCGGAGCGGGCGAACACGCAGGGCACTGA
- a CDS encoding efflux RND transporter periplasmic adaptor subunit: MTDATSAARWRVAILATVLIAGGGGYWLGQSGKSDAPTETASGGRKILYYYDPMFPNQKFDKPGKSPFMDMQLEPKYADEGGGAAPGVSIDPSARQSLGIRVVAAEMGSLAATFDVNGSIDFNQRDVAIVQARSGGFVERVYRLAPGDVIGAGAPIAELQLPEWGSAQTEYLSVKKLGKPELTAAARQRLRLMGMPEGVIAEVDRSGRTGGRLTVRAPIGGVVQTLNARAGVTLASGQTLAEISGLGTVWLNAALPEAQAGLVKIGQPATANLTAFPGEAFTGRVVAILPTAAADSRTLTVRIELANRGGRLRPGMFAVVALGGDAKPTLLVPSEAVIRTGTRSIVMLEKGDGRYHPAEVVAGREGGGKTEILRGLAPGEKVVASGQFLLDSEASLTGLTVRPLEPAQ; this comes from the coding sequence ATGACCGATGCAACATCAGCGGCGCGCTGGCGCGTCGCAATCCTGGCCACGGTGCTGATCGCGGGCGGCGGCGGTTATTGGTTGGGACAGAGCGGCAAGAGCGATGCACCAACCGAGACGGCAAGCGGCGGGCGCAAGATCCTCTACTATTATGATCCGATGTTCCCGAACCAGAAGTTCGACAAGCCCGGCAAGTCGCCCTTCATGGACATGCAGCTCGAGCCCAAATATGCCGACGAGGGTGGCGGCGCGGCGCCCGGCGTGTCGATTGACCCGTCGGCGCGTCAGAGCCTCGGCATAAGAGTGGTCGCGGCCGAAATGGGGAGCCTTGCCGCAACCTTCGACGTCAACGGCAGTATCGATTTCAACCAGCGCGATGTCGCGATCGTCCAGGCGCGCTCGGGCGGCTTCGTCGAACGCGTCTATCGCCTCGCGCCTGGCGATGTCATCGGCGCCGGTGCGCCGATCGCCGAATTGCAATTGCCTGAATGGGGCAGCGCCCAGACCGAATATCTGAGCGTCAAGAAGCTCGGCAAACCTGAACTCACGGCGGCCGCGCGGCAGCGGCTGCGGCTGATGGGCATGCCCGAAGGCGTGATCGCCGAGGTCGACCGGAGCGGACGGACCGGCGGCAGACTGACGGTGCGCGCGCCGATCGGCGGCGTGGTCCAGACGCTCAATGCCCGTGCAGGCGTGACTCTCGCCTCGGGGCAGACACTTGCCGAAATCTCGGGACTTGGAACGGTGTGGCTCAATGCCGCGCTCCCCGAAGCGCAGGCCGGACTGGTGAAGATCGGCCAACCTGCCACCGCGAACCTCACCGCCTTTCCCGGCGAGGCTTTTACCGGGCGGGTCGTCGCGATCCTGCCGACCGCAGCGGCGGACAGCCGGACGCTGACAGTGCGCATCGAGCTCGCCAACCGCGGCGGTCGCCTACGCCCCGGCATGTTCGCCGTCGTCGCGCTCGGCGGGGACGCCAAGCCAACGCTGCTGGTGCCAAGCGAAGCGGTGATCCGCACCGGCACGCGCAGCATCGTGATGCTCGAGAAGGGCGACGGACGCTACCATCCCGCCGAAGTGGTCGCCGGACGCGAAGGCGGCGGCAAGACCGAGATATTGCGAGGGCTCGCCCCCGGCGAGAAGGTCGTCGCGTCGGGCCAGTTCCTGCTCGATTCCGAGGCGAGCCTGACCGGTCTCACGGTTCGTCCGCTGGAGCCAGCGCAATGA
- a CDS encoding MerR family transcriptional regulator: protein MTIGQLARQGGVNVETIRYYQRRGLLPVPPQSASAPSEGRVRRYDEAVLRRLRFIKSAQAAGFTLTEIAELLELDASSDRARARELADARIAAIEKTIAELDAARRALMGLSRQCAAADTLHCPIIAAFEQV, encoded by the coding sequence ATGACCATCGGCCAGCTTGCCCGGCAGGGCGGCGTCAATGTCGAGACGATCCGCTATTACCAACGCCGCGGCCTGTTGCCCGTTCCGCCTCAGTCGGCCAGCGCCCCGTCGGAAGGCCGAGTCCGGCGTTACGACGAGGCGGTTCTGCGCCGTCTGCGCTTCATCAAATCGGCACAAGCAGCGGGATTTACGCTCACCGAGATCGCCGAACTGCTCGAACTCGACGCGTCGAGCGATCGCGCGCGAGCGCGCGAACTGGCCGATGCGCGCATCGCGGCGATCGAAAAGACGATCGCCGAACTCGATGCGGCGCGGCGCGCGCTCATGGGCCTGTCGCGCCAATGCGCTGCCGCCGACACGCTCCACTGCCCGATCATAGCGGCGTTCGAGCAGGTCTAG
- a CDS encoding copper-binding protein has product MNKLTAITLSLALGAGLVACGKQGEAPKTEEKAAMADDTGTMAAPAETKHGKGTATVTAIDTAKGQVTLDHGAIAELEWPPMTMGFAAKPELLKDIKVGDKVAFELNWDGKAGTITKLDKAP; this is encoded by the coding sequence ATGAATAAACTCACTGCGATTACGCTCAGCCTTGCGCTCGGCGCTGGACTTGTCGCCTGCGGCAAGCAAGGCGAAGCACCGAAGACGGAAGAAAAGGCCGCGATGGCCGATGACACAGGGACCATGGCGGCCCCGGCCGAAACGAAGCATGGCAAGGGCACGGCGACCGTGACCGCGATCGATACGGCAAAAGGCCAGGTCACGCTCGATCATGGCGCGATCGCCGAACTCGAATGGCCGCCGATGACGATGGGTTTTGCGGCGAAACCCGAGCTGCTGAAGGACATCAAGGTCGGCGACAAGGTCGCGTTCGAGCTCAATTGGGACGGCAAGGCCGGGACGATCACCAAGCTCGACAAGGCGCCGTAA
- a CDS encoding MauE/DoxX family redox-associated membrane protein, with product MNMQVQRANESAPAHTGAAVSGKPRATIYRMVMEQHICPYGLKALHLLRSRGYDVEDVWLTTREETDAFKAKHGVATTPQTFIEGERIGGLDDLRRHLGLKVRDPKALTYKPVIALFSITALMALAASQAVSGTPFTIRAAEWFIGFSMALLAFLKLRDIESFSSMFLNYDLLAKRWVPYATIYPFAEGLAGILMISGALNWISIPVALFIGIIGAVSVFKAVYIDKRELKCACVGGDSNVPLGFISLTENLMMIAMALWMLVAPAAMTMGHS from the coding sequence ATGAATATGCAGGTTCAGCGCGCGAACGAAAGCGCGCCAGCGCACACTGGTGCGGCGGTTTCGGGCAAGCCGCGGGCGACCATCTATCGCATGGTGATGGAGCAGCATATCTGCCCCTATGGCCTGAAGGCGCTGCATCTGTTGCGCAGCCGCGGCTATGACGTCGAGGATGTCTGGCTGACGACCCGCGAGGAAACCGACGCATTCAAGGCGAAACATGGCGTCGCGACGACGCCGCAGACCTTCATCGAAGGCGAGCGGATCGGCGGTCTTGACGATCTGAGGCGCCATCTCGGTCTGAAAGTCCGCGATCCTAAGGCGCTTACCTATAAGCCCGTCATCGCGCTCTTCTCTATCACCGCGCTGATGGCGCTGGCCGCCAGCCAAGCGGTGTCGGGCACGCCCTTCACAATCCGTGCCGCCGAATGGTTTATCGGGTTCAGCATGGCGTTGCTTGCCTTCCTCAAGCTCCGCGACATCGAGAGCTTCTCGAGCATGTTCCTGAACTATGACTTGCTCGCCAAACGCTGGGTACCCTATGCTACCATCTATCCCTTTGCGGAGGGTCTTGCCGGCATCCTGATGATTTCTGGCGCGCTGAACTGGATATCGATTCCGGTGGCGCTGTTCATCGGGATCATCGGCGCCGTGTCGGTGTTCAAGGCGGTGTATATCGACAAGCGCGAACTCAAATGCGCCTGCGTCGGCGGCGACAGCAATGTGCCGCTGGGTTTCATCTCACTGACCGAAAATCTGATGATGATCGCCATGGCGCTGTGGATGCTGGTCGCGCCCGCCGCCATGACAATGGGCCATTCTTAA
- a CDS encoding TonB-dependent receptor, producing the protein MAAIAVAVAFPAQAQEAQSDGLAEIIVTAEKREENLQSVPVSVTAMTGEALTATGISNVEDLQFFVPGVSITNDSMAIINIRGIGTSAFGVATDPSTTVHYDGVYISRPTTSYQDLFDVERIEVLRGPQGVLFGRNSAGGTLNIISKMPTEDLTGALGLTVGNYEKRSLSGTISGPLGAGVRGRLTLLANQRDGIYRDVVSGRRYQNEDNLAGRLTLAIDASDRLEIVLRADASRDRETGARSVRPFYPQGFVDAGATIPANDKEAALDRLPRYDVDAWGVSSTMNWDGGPVTLRSITALRKSKVVQALDVDSTDLFLRDIEFYERSRSFTQEFQLLNNDADKLRWIVGAFYLNEKGNDEIRIIEPGRRLAIPENNTTNAFALFGQASYELIDRLRLTGGLRYSYEKKDFGYRVLLNGNQVDAGQPKSSWTAWTPKIGIDYDLADDVMAYASATRGFKSGGFQLGDGRPFLPEYVWSYEVGLKSTLLDRRLRANFSAFYYDYTNLQVVEYNNGVASTTNAGKATIKGVEAELMARPFDRLTLTSTIAYLDARYDVYFDDVGASLKGKRLPNAPKWNITFGGEYKASLGGGMLTLRTDISWRDSVFFKPSNNPLFSGNATTLINGRVTWQPASEAWEIALYGRNLTNERYVSYSTIGTDATGVSNPTLPLYIYGEPRQYGLQLRYFF; encoded by the coding sequence ATGGCGGCGATTGCGGTGGCGGTCGCGTTTCCCGCGCAGGCTCAGGAAGCCCAGTCGGACGGCCTCGCCGAGATCATCGTAACGGCGGAGAAGCGCGAGGAAAATCTGCAGTCCGTTCCCGTCTCGGTGACAGCGATGACCGGCGAGGCGCTTACGGCAACGGGCATATCAAACGTCGAAGACCTCCAATTTTTTGTGCCGGGCGTGTCGATCACCAACGATTCCATGGCGATCATCAATATTCGTGGAATTGGCACCTCGGCGTTCGGCGTTGCGACCGACCCCAGCACGACAGTCCATTATGACGGCGTCTACATCTCGCGCCCGACCACAAGCTATCAGGATTTGTTCGACGTCGAACGCATCGAGGTGCTGCGCGGACCGCAAGGCGTTCTCTTCGGTCGCAACTCCGCCGGCGGCACACTCAACATCATTTCCAAAATGCCTACGGAGGATTTGACTGGCGCGCTGGGGCTCACCGTCGGAAATTACGAGAAGCGCTCGCTGAGCGGCACGATTTCTGGACCGCTTGGAGCGGGCGTCCGAGGCCGCCTCACCTTGCTTGCCAACCAGCGCGACGGCATCTACCGCGACGTCGTCTCGGGACGGCGATACCAAAACGAAGATAATCTCGCTGGACGACTGACGCTTGCGATTGACGCGAGCGACCGTCTTGAGATCGTGTTGCGGGCGGATGCCAGCCGTGATCGCGAGACCGGCGCGCGGTCTGTTCGGCCCTTTTATCCGCAAGGCTTCGTCGATGCGGGGGCGACGATCCCGGCCAATGACAAAGAGGCCGCACTCGACCGCCTGCCGCGTTACGATGTCGATGCCTGGGGCGTGTCCTCGACCATGAACTGGGACGGCGGCCCGGTCACGCTCCGCTCGATTACGGCGCTGCGCAAGAGCAAGGTCGTCCAGGCGCTCGACGTTGACTCGACTGACCTCTTCCTCCGCGATATCGAATTTTACGAACGTTCCCGCAGTTTCACGCAAGAGTTCCAACTTCTCAACAACGATGCGGACAAGCTGCGCTGGATCGTCGGAGCATTCTATCTGAATGAAAAGGGCAACGACGAAATACGGATCATCGAACCGGGTCGTCGGCTCGCGATCCCGGAAAACAATACGACGAATGCATTCGCGCTCTTCGGACAAGCAAGCTACGAACTCATCGACCGCCTGCGATTGACCGGAGGGCTTCGATACTCATACGAAAAAAAGGATTTCGGATATCGTGTCCTGCTGAACGGAAATCAGGTCGATGCCGGTCAGCCCAAATCATCCTGGACCGCCTGGACTCCGAAAATTGGGATCGATTACGACCTTGCCGATGACGTCATGGCTTATGCGTCGGCAACCCGCGGGTTCAAATCGGGTGGATTCCAGCTGGGAGACGGGCGGCCTTTCCTCCCGGAGTATGTCTGGAGCTACGAAGTCGGCCTGAAGTCGACGCTCCTCGATCGCCGGCTTCGAGCTAATTTTTCCGCCTTCTATTATGATTACACCAATCTTCAGGTGGTCGAGTATAATAATGGCGTTGCCAGTACCACCAACGCCGGCAAGGCGACGATCAAGGGCGTTGAAGCGGAACTGATGGCACGGCCGTTCGATCGCCTGACGCTTACATCCACGATCGCTTATCTCGATGCGCGCTACGATGTCTATTTTGACGACGTCGGCGCAAGCCTCAAGGGCAAGCGGCTGCCGAACGCGCCGAAGTGGAACATCACTTTCGGCGGAGAATATAAGGCCTCCCTGGGCGGCGGAATGCTGACATTACGGACCGATATCTCCTGGCGCGACAGCGTCTTTTTCAAGCCCAGCAACAATCCGCTTTTTTCCGGAAACGCCACGACCCTTATAAATGGGCGTGTCACATGGCAGCCGGCGAGCGAAGCGTGGGAAATTGCGCTTTATGGCCGAAATCTCACCAACGAGCGCTATGTGAGCTATAGTACGATCGGGACGGACGCGACGGGTGTCTCGAACCCTACTCTTCCGCTCTACATCTACGGCGAGCCGCGCCAGTATGGACTGCAGCTGCGCTACTTTTTCTGA
- a CDS encoding GDCCVxC domain-containing (seleno)protein produces MLDPSPVLQSTLTCPLCGQIADEIMPTDACQYFYDCKGCGALLKPLPGDCCVFCSYGTVPCPPIQVDGGKGSCCG; encoded by the coding sequence ATGCTTGATCCCTCGCCGGTCCTGCAATCGACGCTGACGTGTCCGCTCTGCGGTCAAATCGCCGACGAAATCATGCCCACCGATGCGTGTCAGTATTTCTACGACTGCAAGGGATGCGGCGCGCTGCTCAAGCCGCTGCCAGGAGACTGCTGTGTCTTCTGTTCCTATGGCACGGTACCCTGCCCGCCAATACAGGTTGACGGCGGCAAGGGCAGTTGCTGCGGCTGA
- a CDS encoding TolC family protein, giving the protein MRPYFTAALLALPSALHAEPMTLDSALSRAASEAPELQSREAGVDAAQSAAIAADRLPDPKLNIVLQDFPVTGPDAGRFNRDDFTMQVIGVSQDFPNPAKRRARATRAQADIGIARADEAVTAQDIRLATALAWVDLYYAKKELKELDLLDSGLEDLQSTVTARLASGAARPAQALEPDQLRAAINDRRSALAAEIARARAQLARFTGDPAADTLGDLPPQSIDEQGLRAGIDALPKLRALDARALAADAETGLARADKRPDWSVNAAYGRREPNYGDLVTVGVTVDLPFFSKKRQDPKIAARASEAMRARLDREAAKRDIAAALDADLADHRMHHEQLANARTRLVPLAKKRAELDLASYAAGKLDLGTALLSTLALAEAEVDALAREAEVARDAIRINYIYGEAGR; this is encoded by the coding sequence ATGCGCCCATATTTTACGGCAGCCTTGCTTGCGCTGCCCTCGGCTCTTCACGCCGAGCCGATGACGCTCGATTCGGCGCTCAGCCGAGCAGCATCGGAGGCACCCGAACTGCAAAGCCGCGAAGCGGGCGTCGACGCCGCCCAATCGGCGGCGATCGCCGCCGACCGGCTGCCCGACCCGAAACTCAATATCGTCCTCCAGGATTTCCCGGTGACCGGACCCGACGCGGGCCGGTTCAATCGCGACGATTTCACGATGCAGGTCATCGGCGTCAGCCAGGATTTTCCGAACCCCGCCAAACGCCGCGCGCGCGCGACCCGCGCGCAGGCCGACATTGGAATCGCCCGCGCCGACGAAGCGGTCACCGCGCAGGACATCAGGCTCGCGACCGCGCTCGCCTGGGTCGATCTCTATTATGCCAAGAAGGAGCTGAAGGAACTCGACCTGCTCGATAGCGGCCTCGAGGACCTTCAATCGACCGTGACGGCGCGGCTTGCCAGCGGTGCGGCGCGCCCGGCGCAGGCGCTCGAACCCGATCAGCTTCGCGCCGCGATCAACGATCGCCGCAGCGCGCTCGCCGCCGAGATCGCCCGCGCCCGCGCGCAGCTCGCCCGCTTCACCGGCGACCCCGCCGCCGACACGCTCGGCGACTTGCCGCCGCAGTCGATCGACGAACAAGGATTGCGCGCCGGCATCGACGCCCTGCCAAAGCTCAGAGCACTCGATGCCCGCGCCCTCGCCGCCGACGCCGAGACCGGTCTCGCACGCGCCGACAAGCGACCCGACTGGAGCGTCAACGCGGCCTATGGGCGCCGCGAGCCCAATTACGGTGATCTCGTCACGGTCGGGGTCACCGTCGACCTGCCCTTCTTCTCGAAAAAGCGGCAGGACCCCAAGATCGCCGCGCGCGCCAGCGAGGCGATGCGCGCCCGGCTCGACCGCGAGGCTGCCAAGCGCGACATCGCGGCAGCGCTCGACGCCGATCTCGCCGATCACCGCATGCATCATGAGCAGCTCGCCAATGCACGTACGCGGCTCGTGCCGCTCGCGAAGAAGCGCGCCGAGCTCGATCTTGCAAGCTACGCCGCCGGAAAGCTCGACCTCGGGACCGCGCTCCTGTCGACTCTCGCGCTTGCCGAGGCCGAAGTCGATGCGCTGGCGCGCGAAGCCGAGGTCGCGCGCGACGCGATCCGGATCAATTATATTTATGGGGAGGCAGGTCGATGA
- a CDS encoding MerR family transcriptional regulator, with the protein MAPSSTIPIGELSRLTGCNIETIRYYERIGILPAPVRYGRFRRYDSAGVRRLAFVRRARELGFPLDTVRTLLLLAEGGGHSCDQARHMAESQLADVLAKRADLDRMAAVLGDLVEACGAGDAGGCPLLEALSD; encoded by the coding sequence ATGGCCCCCTCAAGCACCATCCCCATCGGCGAGCTTTCTCGGCTTACCGGCTGCAATATCGAGACGATCCGCTATTATGAGCGCATCGGCATTCTGCCCGCGCCGGTCCGGTACGGGCGATTTCGCCGTTATGATTCAGCTGGTGTGCGGCGCCTTGCATTTGTGCGCCGCGCGCGCGAACTGGGGTTTCCCCTCGATACGGTCCGGACTTTGCTCCTTCTTGCCGAAGGCGGCGGCCATAGCTGCGATCAGGCGCGCCATATGGCCGAGAGCCAGCTTGCCGACGTCCTCGCCAAGCGCGCCGACCTCGACCGGATGGCCGCTGTCTTGGGCGATCTTGTCGAGGCGTGCGGCGCCGGCGATGCCGGGGGCTGCCCGCTTCTGGAGGCGCTGTCCGACTAG
- a CDS encoding efflux RND transporter permease subunit, with the protein MIARIIRASVAARGLVVASALILTLLGIAAVRTTPVDALPDLSDVQVIVRTSYAGQAPRIVEDQVTYPITTTMLSVPGARVVRGYSFVGDSFVYVLFDDGTDPYWARSRVLEYLSQVQSRLPEGARASIGPDATGVGWIYEYALVDKSGRHDLAELRSLQDWFLRFELKSVPGVAEVASIGGMVRQYQIIVDPQKLAAFGVTATDVADALKRANQESGGGSLELAEAEYIVRASGYLESLDDFRAVPIRTAAGGLPVTVGDVATVQIGPDTRRGIAELNGEGEVAGGVIVMREGKNAREVIDGVRTKLAELKRSLPPGVEIITTYDRSGLIDRAVDNLTSKLVEEFIIVGLVCALFLWHARSALVAILTLPLGILIAFIVMRLQGLNANILSLGGIAIAVGAMVDAAVVMIENAHKHLEHWERDHPGEELKGAERWRVITDAAAEVGPALFLSLLIITFSFLPIFTLEGQEGRLFSPLAFTKTYAMAAAAILSITLIPVLMGWLIRGKIPAEQSNPVNRWLTRIYRPALDWVLERPKKALVIAGLVFATSLWPMTQIGGEFMPQMHEGDLLYMPSALPGISAARASSLLQQTDRLIKTVPEVESVFGKAGRADSATDPAPLEMFETTIRFKPKDRWRPGMTEEKLIEELDARVRVPGLANFWIPPIRNRIDMLATGIKSPVGIKVAGSDLAGIDRTAKRIEAVVKTVPGVASALAERLTGGRYIDVDIDRAAAARYGLNVADVQAIVSGAIGGETIGQTVEGLARYPISVRYPRELRDSIGELASLPVLTPSRQQITLGTVARVKVSDGPPMLRSENGRPVTWIYVDSRGRDLQGLVQDIQRAIARDVDLPPGVSVSYTGQFEFLVRATERMKVVVPVTLAIIFLLLYLTFRRWDEALLIMATLPFALTGGLWLLYLLGYNQSVASAVGFIALAGVAAEFGVVMLIYLKHALADRSDGHILAAVREGALLRVRPKAMTVAVILAGLFPILVGTGTGSEVMSRIAAPMIGGMLTAPLLSMLIIPAAYLLMRRRAAHPVQPEGETT; encoded by the coding sequence ATGATCGCACGCATTATTCGCGCCTCGGTCGCGGCGCGCGGGCTTGTCGTCGCTTCGGCGCTGATCCTGACCTTGCTCGGGATCGCCGCGGTGCGCACGACTCCGGTCGACGCCCTGCCCGACCTGTCGGACGTCCAGGTCATCGTCCGCACCAGCTATGCGGGACAGGCACCGCGGATCGTCGAGGACCAGGTCACCTATCCGATCACGACGACGATGCTCTCGGTGCCGGGCGCGCGCGTGGTGCGCGGCTACAGCTTCGTCGGCGACAGCTTCGTCTATGTCCTGTTCGACGACGGCACCGATCCCTATTGGGCGCGCAGCCGCGTGCTCGAATATCTGAGCCAGGTGCAAAGCCGTCTCCCCGAGGGCGCGCGCGCGAGCATCGGTCCCGACGCGACCGGGGTTGGCTGGATCTATGAATATGCGCTCGTCGACAAAAGCGGCCGCCACGATCTTGCCGAACTCCGCAGTCTTCAGGACTGGTTCCTCCGCTTCGAGCTTAAATCGGTTCCCGGCGTCGCCGAGGTCGCGAGCATCGGCGGCATGGTGCGCCAGTATCAGATCATCGTCGATCCGCAGAAGCTCGCCGCGTTCGGGGTGACTGCAACCGACGTCGCCGACGCCCTCAAGCGCGCCAACCAGGAAAGCGGCGGCGGCTCCCTAGAACTCGCTGAGGCTGAATATATCGTCCGCGCGAGCGGCTATCTGGAGTCGCTCGACGACTTCCGCGCCGTCCCGATCCGCACCGCCGCGGGCGGACTCCCGGTAACGGTCGGCGATGTCGCGACGGTGCAGATCGGTCCCGACACAAGGCGGGGCATCGCCGAACTCAACGGCGAGGGCGAAGTCGCGGGCGGCGTGATCGTCATGCGCGAGGGCAAGAATGCCCGCGAAGTCATCGACGGCGTGCGCACCAAGCTCGCCGAGCTCAAGCGCAGCCTGCCGCCCGGGGTCGAGATCATCACCACTTATGACCGCTCGGGGTTGATCGACCGCGCGGTCGACAATCTTACCTCGAAGCTCGTCGAAGAGTTCATCATCGTCGGGCTCGTCTGCGCGCTCTTCCTCTGGCACGCGCGCTCGGCACTGGTCGCGATCCTGACGCTGCCGCTCGGCATCCTCATCGCCTTCATCGTGATGCGGCTGCAGGGACTCAACGCCAATATATTGTCGCTCGGCGGCATCGCCATCGCGGTCGGTGCGATGGTCGACGCTGCGGTGGTGATGATCGAAAATGCCCATAAGCATCTCGAACATTGGGAGCGCGATCATCCGGGCGAGGAACTGAAAGGCGCCGAACGCTGGCGCGTCATCACCGACGCCGCCGCCGAGGTTGGGCCCGCCCTCTTCCTCAGCCTCCTCATCATCACCTTCTCCTTCCTCCCCATCTTCACGCTCGAAGGCCAGGAGGGACGGCTCTTCTCGCCGCTCGCCTTCACCAAAACCTATGCGATGGCGGCCGCCGCGATCCTCTCGATCACGCTCATCCCGGTGCTGATGGGCTGGCTGATCCGCGGTAAGATACCCGCCGAACAGAGTAATCCGGTCAACCGCTGGCTGACCCGCATCTATCGCCCGGCACTCGACTGGGTGCTCGAACGGCCGAAAAAAGCGCTCGTGATCGCCGGCCTCGTCTTCGCCACCAGCCTGTGGCCGATGACCCAGATCGGCGGCGAGTTCATGCCGCAGATGCACGAAGGCGACCTCCTTTACATGCCCTCGGCGCTACCCGGCATCTCGGCCGCAAGGGCATCGAGCCTGCTCCAGCAGACGGACCGACTGATCAAGACCGTGCCCGAGGTCGAGAGCGTGTTCGGCAAGGCGGGGCGGGCCGACAGCGCGACCGACCCCGCGCCGCTCGAGATGTTCGAGACGACGATCCGCTTCAAGCCGAAGGACCGTTGGCGCCCCGGCATGACCGAGGAGAAATTGATCGAGGAGCTCGACGCGCGGGTCCGGGTTCCGGGGCTCGCCAATTTCTGGATTCCCCCGATCCGCAATCGCATCGACATGCTTGCGACCGGGATCAAGAGCCCGGTCGGCATCAAGGTCGCGGGCTCGGATCTTGCCGGGATCGATCGCACCGCCAAGCGCATCGAAGCGGTCGTCAAGACCGTACCCGGCGTAGCGTCGGCGCTGGCCGAGCGGCTGACTGGTGGGCGCTATATCGATGTCGACATCGATCGCGCCGCCGCAGCACGCTACGGCCTCAATGTCGCCGACGTGCAAGCGATCGTCTCGGGCGCGATCGGCGGCGAGACGATCGGCCAGACGGTCGAGGGGCTCGCCCGCTATCCGATCAGCGTCCGCTACCCGCGCGAGCTGCGCGACAGTATCGGCGAGCTCGCGAGCCTTCCGGTCCTGACGCCGTCGCGCCAGCAGATCACGCTCGGCACGGTGGCCAGAGTCAAGGTCAGCGACGGGCCGCCGATGCTGCGCAGCGAGAATGGCCGCCCGGTGACCTGGATCTACGTCGACAGCCGCGGCCGCGATTTGCAGGGCCTCGTGCAGGACATCCAGCGGGCGATCGCGCGCGATGTCGATCTGCCGCCCGGCGTCAGCGTTTCCTACACCGGGCAGTTCGAGTTCCTCGTTCGTGCGACCGAGCGGATGAAGGTCGTCGTGCCGGTCACGCTCGCGATCATCTTCCTGCTGCTCTACCTGACCTTCCGCCGCTGGGACGAGGCGCTGCTCATCATGGCGACCCTGCCCTTTGCGCTCACCGGCGGGCTCTGGCTCCTCTATCTGCTTGGCTATAACCAGTCGGTCGCGAGCGCGGTCGGGTTCATCGCGCTTGCGGGCGTTGCCGCCGAGTTCGGGGTCGTCATGCTCATCTATCTCAAGCATGCGCTCGCCGATCGCAGCGACGGCCACATATTGGCCGCGGTTCGCGAAGGCGCGCTGCTCCGCGTCCGCCCGAAGGCGATGACCGTTGCGGTTATCCTCGCGGGCCTGTTCCCGATCCTCGTCGGGACCGGCACCGGCTCCGAAGTGATGAGCCGCATCGCCGCGCCGATGATCGGCGGCATGCTCACCGCGCCGCTGCTGTCGATGCTTATCATTCCCGCCGCCTATCTGCTGATGCGAAGGCGTGCGGCTCATCCCGTCCAACCCGAAGGAGAAACGACATGA